A region from the Medicago truncatula cultivar Jemalong A17 chromosome 6, MtrunA17r5.0-ANR, whole genome shotgun sequence genome encodes:
- the LOC25496886 gene encoding mediator of RNA polymerase II transcription subunit 25 isoform X3, giving the protein MENKRWLNIVVDGNKALEQYWTDILSNYLEKIVRCFVGESQEQESYLGLVLYNANSELVEAGYDMQFINWTKDVNKFMGNLSHLSFNGNDANQSTMAEGLAEALVMYPKPCDTMTEREYYNSERHCILVAPGDPAPKSMLVCLPMIQRAQVIGQRLKACQADFLEVAKTCVPLAVSMSVITPNPVPIFGAIFNMGNNVLTLSSAPISSYSTGQLTVLLSKNFKEAHIALKEKGIMEYPSTTSVGSFSATPDTTLFRAFSTNLQEEQVSSSKPIEDTIRETGNTITPEPVSTSQHNSQELVLSKATDQENVVQMNLYEDIMSELDRDDDLFTPNKRSKTFAPLEDDADLKDFFKFDENTFFDGFDQFLEQQDQQVSNQQQIPTEEAVFNQQQIPTEEAGVDFANELQEILNGASRNTSTAQTANVECTTSSFQEVNKYVAPASNAGEGSSTGLLHESNLQSWYNPHAMTSTSKLDSQSFPTNAFNGNMTSKSTFDSQSFPTNAFNGNFTFSNAMGNSQMQQLQPGSSQNQFSMSPGFARGQIGNFSGQPMGQHFQAYNQFLRNNNTAAYNLPAFGANTWLRPMPSLSPSYPSASMYFPTLEEIQDYVQTWEGTLAGKITSSRMTILRAKAFRKSNTPLTLTLGWPGRLEISHYFHQRTLNHTRRFTQPIHYLFFHVAKYNNVDLYKHLKTSYLCAKVDLQFQSIILSPTEREPLFVGTVFPGGTLFIEQA; this is encoded by the exons ATGGAGAACAAGAGGTGGTTAAACATAGTAGTTGATGGCAACAAAGCTTTGGAGCAATATTGGACCGACATTCTTTCAAACTATCTTGAAAAAATTGTCAG GTGCTTTGTTGGTGAAAGCCAAGAGCAG GAAAGTTATCTTGGATTAGTACTTTATAATGCAAACTCTGAACTAG TGGAAGCAGGCTATGACATGCAATTTATAAACTGGACTAAAGATGTGAATAAATTTATGGGAAATTTATCACATTTATCTTTCAATGGAAATGATGCAAATCAATCTACCATGGCAGAAGGCCTAGCAGAAGCTCTAGTG ATGTATCCAAAGCCATGTGATACAATGACAGAAAGAGAATACTATAATTCAGAAAGACATTGTATTCTAGTTGCTCCAGGTGATCCTGCTCCTAAAAGTATGCTAGTGTGTTTGCCAATGATTCAAAGAGCTCAAGTTATTGGTCAAAGATTAAAGGCTTGTCAGGCCGATTTTCTCGAGGTCGCCAAAACATGTGTCCCG CTAGCAGTTTCCATGTCAGTGATAACTCCTAATCCAGTTCCAATTTTTGGAGCCATATTTAATATG GGAAACAATGTGTTAACATTGTCAAGTGCTCCAATCTCAAGTTACAGCACTGGCCAATTAACTGTTTTACTGTCGAAAAACTTCAAAGAGGCACACATTGCACTCAAAGAAAAAGGAATAATGGAATATCCTTCAACAACAAGTGTAGGATCATTTAGTGCAACACCTGATACAACACTTTTCAGAGCTTTCTCTACCAATCTTCAAG AAGAACAAGTCTCATCCTCCAAGCCAATAGAAGACACAATACGCGAAACTGGCAATACTATAACACCG GAGCCTGTAAGCACCTCACAACATAATTCTCAGGAGTTGGTTTTATCAAAAGCTACAGATCAGGAGAACGTTGTTCAAATGAATCTATACGAAGATATCATGTCCGAGCTTGACAGAGACGATGATCTTTTTACACCGAATAAAAGATCAAAAACATTTGCACCACTAGAGGATGACGCTGATCTGaaagattttttcaaatttgatgaaaacACTTTTTTTGATGGTTTTGACCAATTCCTTGAACAACAAGATCAACAAGTATCGAACCAACAACAGATTCCGACGGAAGAAGCTGTATTCAACCAACAACAGATTCCGACGGAAGAAGCTGGAGTAGATTTTGCAAATGAGCTGCAAGAAATTCTGAATGGTGCATCAAGGAATACATCAACAGCTCAAACTGCCAATGTTGAATGTACCACAAGTTCATTTCAGGAAGTAAACAAATATGTTGCTCCTGCTTCAAATGCCGGAGAAGGGTCTTCGACAGGACTACTTCATGAAAGCAATTTGCAATCATGGTATAATCCTCATGCCATGACGAGCACATCAAAATTGGATTCTCAGAGTTTCCCAACTAATGCTTTCAATGGGAATATGACGAGCAAATCAACATTCGATTCTCAGAGTTTCCCAACTAATGCTTTCAATGGGAATTTTACATTTTCTAATGCAATGGGAAACTCTCAGATGCAGCAACTTCAACCAGGCTCATCACAAAACCAGTTTTCCATGTCTCCTGGTTTTGCTAGAGGACAAATAGGCAACTTCTCGGGGCAGCCTATGGGACAACATTTTCAGGCCTACAACCAGTTTCTGAGGAATAATAACACGGCAGCGTATAATCTTCCTGCATTTGGAGCAAACACTTGGCTTCGTCCGATGCCAAGTTTGTCTCCCTCGTATCCGAGTGCGAGCATGTATTTCCCTACCCTCGAAGAAATACAAGACTACGTTCAGACGTGGGAG GGAACTCTAGCAGGAAAAATTACGTCTAGCCGCATGACCATCCTGAGAGCAAAG GCTTTCAGGAAATCAAATACGCCACTAAC GCTTACACTTGGCTGGCCTGGTAGGTTAGAGATTAGCCACTATTTCCATCAAAGGACTCTAAACCATACCAGGAG ATTTACCCAGCCAATACATTATCTTTTCTTTCATGTGGCTAAGTACAACAATGTAGATCTATACAAGCACTTAAAAACCAGTTATTTG TGTGCAAAAGTAGATCTACAGTTCCAATCAATAATACTGTCTCCAACTGAAAGAGAACCACTCTTTGTTGGAACAGTATTCCCTGGG GGAACATTATTTATAGAACAAGCATAA